GGGCGACGGCGCCACGGTTGGTGGACTTGGAAGCCTGTCCACCAGTGTTGGAGTAAACTTCAGTGTCAAGGACGCAGATGTTCACATTTTCACCGGTTGCCATGACGTGGTCGAGACCACCGTAACCGATGTCGTATGCCCAACCGTCACCACCGAAGATCCATACGGACTTCTTGACCAGGTAGTCGGCGAATTCGTCGCGGAGGCTTACGGAAGCTTCGTCGGTTGCACCAGCGAGAGCAGCCTTCAGTTCAGCAACGTTAGCGCGCTGAGCCTGGATGCCGGCTTCGTCGGACTGATCCTGAGAAGTGAGCTTAGCCTTGAGTTCGGCAGGAACGTTCACAGCTTCGAGGAGGCTTACAGCCTGGTTTGCATGCTTGGTGATTGCAAGACGCATACCGAGACCGAATTCAGCGTTGTCTTCGAACAAGCTGTTAGCCCAAGCCGGACCGCGGCCTTCCTTGTTCTTTGCCCACGGAGTAGTGGGGAGGTTACCACCGTAGATGGAAGAGCAACCAGTTGCGTTTGCTACAACCATGCGGTCGCCGAAGAGCTGAGAAACGAGACGGACGTAAGCGGTTTCGCCACAGCCTGCGCAGGAGCCGGAGAATTCGAACAGAGGTTCGAGGAGCATAGCCTGCTTGACAAGGTTCTTGTTAACCTTGGTGCGGTCAAATTCGGGGAGGTCAACGAAGAAGTCCCAGCACTTGCCTTCCTGAACCTTGATGGGTTCCTGCGGCACCATGTTGATAGCCTTCGCGCCTTCGACCTTCTTGTCCTTACCGATATTTTCTATTTGGGCGTTCCCCACACTATCGTGTGGGTCGGGCTATATTTTAGGGGCAATTCGTGGCACTACGCACCCCGACTCGCCTCCTAAAACGGAGCCTCGCTACGCGAGTCTCCGCCCCAAGGGGTCACTATCCCTAACGCGATTTATCAGCCGTTCGATTGTTGCTGTGGATTCAAATTATCCAATAGAACCTGCGTTCCCCGGCTTTCAGCCTCAGCATTTTGGAACACTTCGCTCAATTTTTTGAGATTTTGTAGAGTCTTTCGGTCCGATTTTAACTTCATGATGGCGTCAATCAGGACTTTCGGGCTGATTTTTTCAATGGGAACTGTATTGTTTATCCCATATTTGCGAAGGCGCAAGGCGTTATCTATCTGGTCTTTGCCCAAGGGGAGAATCAAGAATTTCTTGTTGTTGTAGACGCATTCCTTGATTGTCGCAAGGCCACCGTGAATCAAGGCGAATTCCAAATTCGGGGCAGAAAGGATTGCTCGTTGCGGAACCCAACTGGCAAATGTAATGTTAGGCAATGTCTTGAACTCGTCCCATTCATAATCATCATAAAGTTTGGAACCAACGCCCAGAACCAAATGATATCCGCTTAATTCTGCAGATTTCATTGCATTACACATGCAATGGAAAAGGTGACGGGCCTTGCCTTCGTAGTCAAGAACCTGTGAACCTGCGGTAACAAAAATCAGCTTTTTGTACACTTCTCCTTCTACCGGATTTTCCGGCTGTAACAAGGCGTTATCCCACCCTTTTACATTCGAAGAAACCAAGTCCCTATCCAAGATGCAGGGTTCCACATAGTTGACTTTGTCACCCGGATTGTAATGGG
The Fibrobacter sp. genome window above contains:
- a CDS encoding thiamine pyrophosphate-dependent enzyme — its product is MGNAQIENIGKDKKVEGAKAINMVPQEPIKVQEGKCWDFFVDLPEFDRTKVNKNLVKQAMLLEPLFEFSGSCAGCGETAYVRLVSQLFGDRMVVANATGCSSIYGGNLPTTPWAKNKEGRGPAWANSLFEDNAEFGLGMRLAITKHANQAVSLLEAVNVPAELKAKLTSQDQSDEAGIQAQRANVAELKAALAGATDEASVSLRDEFADYLVKKSVWIFGGDGWAYDIGYGGLDHVMATGENVNICVLDTEVYSNTGGQASKSTNRGAVALFAAAGKRAGKKDLGLIAMSYKNVYVGRIAIGANDAQALKVLQEAEAHNGPSLIICYCPCINHGFDLNSQLEHQKMAVDSGYWTLLRYNPALAAEGKAPLVLDSKAPTIPVAEYIYTENRYKQLTRNNPEVAKKLADDLQKEVDARFAFYTAMSQDTEGLISL